From the Flavobacteriales bacterium genome, the window ATATCTCGCCACCCATCAGATCGATGCCGTATTGCATGTGGGAATAGCCGGAACATTCAATGTGGAGGATGCCCTGGGTGATGTGGTGGTGATCTCAGAAGATGGTTTTCCGGAACTCGGGGCAGAAGACGGGGAACAATTCATACCGTTAAGCCGGTTGCCAATTGAAAATAACAAAGACCTTACACCGGATGGCCCGGTCATTCCCGATGTCATACCTTTTATGGACCGGGTACAACATTTGTCTGCTGTCAGAGGAATAACCGTGAACAAAGTACACGGCAGTGAAGTTTCCATAAAAGCGGTTCAGGAGCGCTGGCCTGCCGATGTGGAAACCATGGAATCCGCAGCAGTGATCTATGCCTGTAATGCAGCGGATGTGCCCTGCCTTGGTTTGCGTGGGATCTCGAACCGGGTTGAAAAACGGAACCGGGAGGCATGGGATATTGAGCTCGCCGTGAAAAATGTAAACAGGGAAACACTTGATCTGATCCGTGGATTGGTATGACTCGTAAAACGTATACACTTGGTTTTTCACCCTGTCCCAACGATACCTTCATATTCGA encodes:
- the mqnB gene encoding futalosine hydrolase — translated: MNVLIISATEAEIRPLLDSRSEWPSAVHIDVLITGVGMVAAAVQTASYLATHQIDAVLHVGIAGTFNVEDALGDVVVISEDGFPELGAEDGEQFIPLSRLPIENNKDLTPDGPVIPDVIPFMDRVQHLSAVRGITVNKVHGSEVSIKAVQERWPADVETMESAAVIYACNAADVPCLGLRGISNRVEKRNREAWDIELAVKNVNRETLDLIRGLV